Within the Thalassoglobus sp. JC818 genome, the region CGCAGAATTGTCGGACGGAAAAAGTCTTCCCGGTGGCGATCACGTAATCTTCGGGTTGGTCCTGCTGAAGCATCAACCACATCGCCTCGACGTAGTCCCCTGCGAATCCCCAGTCCCGCTGAGCATCGAGATTTCCCAGCCGAAGTTCCTTTTGTTTCCCAGCGAGGATATTTCCCACCGCCAGCGTAATCTTTCTCGTCACAAAATTTTCTCCACGGCGTGGAGACTCGTGATTGAACAGAATCCCGTTCACGGAAAACATTCCGTAAGCTTCTCGATAATTGCGAGTGATGTTGTAAGCGAAGGCTTTCGCGGCGGCATAAGGGCTGCGCGGATGAAAAGGAGTTTCCTCCGTCTGAGGAGTCTCAACAACCTTGCCGTACAACTCTGACGACGATGCCTGATAGAACCGAGCATCCGGTTGGCACTCTCGGATCGCTTCGAGCAATCGGACGACCCCAAGACCACACACGTCGGCGGTGTACTCTGGGACTTCAAACGAAACCTTCACATGCGATTGCGCAGCCAGATTGTAGACTTCACTTGGCCGAGACGCAGCGACGGCATTCCTCAACGATGAGGAATCGCACATGTCACCATCCACGAGATGCAGGCGACTTGCTTTGGCTGGGTTTCCGAGGACTTCACTCAAGCGAGATTTGTTGTCTGTCGAACATCGACGAACGATCCCCCAGACTTCGTATCCGCGACCGATGAGATGTTCGGCAAGGTAGGAGCCATCTTGTCCTGTAATGCCAGTGATCAGAGCTCTTTGGCCGGTCAATTCTGGAAGGTCGGTCATCGTCGTTTCAGGTCGTTCTTGAGCAAGTCACAATGTGGTGTTCACAACCTCGTCCAAGCGAAGAAAGCGAAATTCGCTTACGACAGTTCTGTCGCACGTCGAGGATGAAAGCCAAGTCTAGTTCACCACAAGAACGGTTTGCAGTCGCCGGAAGAAGAAATGCACTGATTTGTGCTTGTCGCTGCGACTTGACTCAAGACCAGTCACTCAACCAACTGATGGCGAAGAATGCTGCGTGGGCCGTTCGCAAGGCCGAACAGATGGAATTCCAAAGCGGGAATCCTGATGAGCAAGCCCGAAGAAAAACGAGAAAGGGCTGTCATGGCCAGTTTTCTCGTGTCAGCGAGGTGCCTGTCAAACGGCTCCTCAATTTGTACCGGAACAGCGTATTGCTGATTCCGCATCAGTCAGCGGTTTCGATTTCGATTAACCAGTTCGATCGCTTAGAGCAAGTTGCTCTTTCCTGTGCACTCGCTTGAACTGTTTCATAAGTTAAATGGCTGTGCTTGCTCGTGCGAGATCGTGCACACAAAATCAGAAAATGCTCTAGTACTGTCGGTATCCGGAGTAGTTTCCGTTGTAGTAGCTGGGATACGCCTGATTGGTTGGCGTATAGCCGGTCAGAGCTGATCCCATGTACTGAAACGGCATCATCAACGATTGGAACAGCGACGGACGCTGCTGCGTGTATCCAGGTTGAATCGCCGGGTTGGGCATATTCTGGCATGGAGCACACTGGCCGGACTGACAAGGTGAGGTTGGGTAC harbors:
- the gmd gene encoding GDP-mannose 4,6-dehydratase — encoded protein: MTDLPELTGQRALITGITGQDGSYLAEHLIGRGYEVWGIVRRCSTDNKSRLSEVLGNPAKASRLHLVDGDMCDSSSLRNAVAASRPSEVYNLAAQSHVKVSFEVPEYTADVCGLGVVRLLEAIRECQPDARFYQASSSELYGKVVETPQTEETPFHPRSPYAAAKAFAYNITRNYREAYGMFSVNGILFNHESPRRGENFVTRKITLAVGNILAGKQKELRLGNLDAQRDWGFAGDYVEAMWLMLQQDQPEDYVIATGKTFSVRQFCERAFAYAGMPITWSGEGTDEVGIGPSGDVLIRIDPKFFRPAEVDLLIGDATKAKEQLGWTPRVSFEALAEMMVEADRCAE